One Pullulanibacillus sp. KACC 23026 DNA segment encodes these proteins:
- a CDS encoding L,D-transpeptidase: protein MLLKKTSYSLFGLILISLLLSGCGINKSSNAADSSKKEVSTQKAHASNSTSKKAEQAKSLPTTKELEAGKVNITKLTNKQWEKLIAGTNFMGPSDGPYPTLEKGEDVWIDADTTKERVYIMNGNKVIYTMLTSSGIDTEPDTSTPEGTFYVQAEKGLTFFSASEQEGANYWTSWKNHGEFLFHSIPIDKDGNYIQSEAEKLGQKASHGCFRLPVDDAKWIYENIPEGTKVVIHS from the coding sequence ATGTTATTAAAAAAGACAAGCTATTCCCTATTTGGGTTAATATTGATAAGTTTGCTCCTTTCAGGCTGCGGGATTAATAAGAGCTCAAATGCAGCTGATTCGAGTAAGAAAGAAGTTTCGACGCAAAAAGCTCACGCATCAAACTCAACTAGTAAGAAAGCGGAGCAAGCAAAGAGTCTGCCAACAACAAAAGAACTTGAGGCCGGCAAGGTGAATATCACTAAGTTGACGAATAAGCAATGGGAGAAGCTGATTGCCGGAACAAATTTCATGGGGCCAAGTGATGGCCCTTATCCAACCCTTGAAAAAGGTGAGGATGTGTGGATTGATGCGGATACGACTAAGGAACGCGTTTATATTATGAATGGAAATAAGGTCATTTACACCATGTTGACCTCTTCAGGGATTGATACGGAACCCGACACTTCTACTCCAGAAGGCACATTTTATGTACAAGCAGAGAAAGGACTCACTTTCTTCTCTGCATCCGAACAAGAAGGGGCCAATTATTGGACATCCTGGAAAAACCATGGGGAGTTTTTATTCCATAGCATTCCAATTGACAAGGACGGGAACTACATTCAGTCTGAAGCCGAGAAACTCGGACAAAAAGCCTCTCATGGCTGCTTCCGTTTGCCTGTTGATGATGCCAAATGGATTTATGAGAACATCCCTGAAGGAACAAAGGTCGTTATTCATAGTTAA
- a CDS encoding Fur family transcriptional regulator, which translates to MTSTEALELLKKNGYSITDKREKIIHYFFEHPRYLSVKEVIDYLKELYPGLSFETVYRNLALFRDLGILEETELDGEKRFQVNCEASHHHHHVICLKCGKSKTIQQCPMSQVPEIEEFKIVEHKFEIYGYCSDCQ; encoded by the coding sequence ATGACAAGCACTGAAGCGCTCGAGCTTTTAAAAAAGAATGGATACAGCATTACCGATAAAAGAGAGAAAATTATACACTATTTTTTCGAGCATCCACGATATCTCTCTGTTAAAGAAGTCATTGATTATTTAAAAGAACTTTATCCGGGGCTCAGCTTTGAAACGGTTTACCGTAATTTAGCTTTATTCCGTGATTTAGGAATTCTTGAGGAAACAGAGCTAGACGGGGAGAAGCGGTTTCAAGTCAACTGTGAGGCAAGTCACCATCATCACCATGTGATCTGTCTTAAGTGCGGAAAGTCTAAAACCATCCAACAGTGTCCGATGTCACAGGTACCTGAGATTGAGGAATTTAAAATTGTTGAGCATAAGTTCGAAATTTATGGCTATTGCTCCGATTGTCAATAA